From the genome of Lycorma delicatula isolate Av1 chromosome 11, ASM4794821v1, whole genome shotgun sequence, one region includes:
- the LOC142331942 gene encoding integrator complex subunit 7-like translates to MVVLLAGYSGDRFLQESVSASLRSTKVGEQSEAIQHFIRLFENIPSSKLADVFRQGNNFLHLWRHHLYQQIKKHLDNISNYEFMQRIISSTDSNDLLKLLEYLSDPR, encoded by the exons ATGGTTGTGTTGTTGGCTGGGTACAGCGGTGACAGATTTCTTCAAGAGTCTGTATCAGCCA gtttgaGATCAACTAAAGTTGGAGAACAGAGTGAAGCTATACaacattttattagattatttgaaaatattccgTCTTCAAAATTGGCTGATGTTTTTAGACAAGG taataattttttacatttatggcGTCACCATCTTTATCAACAAATTAAGAAACATTTGGATAACATTTCAAATTATGAGTTTATGCAGAGAATAATTAGTTCTACTGATTCCAATGATCTT ttaaaactGCTTGAGTATTTATCTGATCCAAGGTGA